Sequence from the Equus caballus isolate H_3958 breed thoroughbred chromosome 6, TB-T2T, whole genome shotgun sequence genome:
caaatgagggcCCTTTCATAGATACGTAGGGTTAGTCCTGAACATTTCTTTTTGGGGAACACAGTTTAACCCACAACACTGCCCCaggtctcctttcttctcttctacccAGGATACCGTTTGAAGCAGCAGTGAAGCATGTTCTTGAGTTTCCAAGCTGCTTTATGCCACCTGGCCTCACTGTAACGATTTGATCCAGTAGAGTTTTTAcataacatttttccttttttaggagTAATTTTGGAGAAGTCTGAATAGCAATACATAAGCAacttattttatgcattttatttatttaaaacaatttgcCCTCTAAAAACCGTCCTCTAAAAGCTTTctgattaataaaaaatattaaggacctAGAAGATGGAACTAAATTTTACTTACACCTTCATCTTCTTGTACTGGCCTGTTATGGCCCAGCATGTCTGTTTTGCATTTATCTGGGCAGATCTCGGTATCCCTAGCCTTCCAGATTATTTCCTCTTTCATCCTAGGTCTTTGCTTGTTCTGAGCACACGTGGCTGCTGATGCTACAGGTACTCACCTTTGTCAGGAATCCTGTCCCAAATGCAGTGTGCACACCAGGGATGTCCCTCCTGGCTCCAGAACACAGATGCTGAATGGGGCTAGTGCTGCTCCTGGGCCACAGAGCTGACAGGGCCTGAGCACACCAGCCCCTTGGTTGGAGCAGGAACCATCCTCGCGCCTCTTTGGGTTTTGGTTCAGGGGCATACCCACCTGAAGTAAACCAAGCCTGCCCAGAGGCAGATGTTATCTGTGGTCACTACTACCCAGTATTTATTGAAAGTCTGCTGTTTGCACAATGTAATCCTGGGCCCACAAAGGAgacttttgaaaagaaagagcTTCTAAGTGCTGGATGCATAGCTAGGAAAGGTGGGCTTAAGTCGGTAAGATATGTCAGACTTGGCAAATCATATGAATACAAGGATGGCATCTAAATGATGATGCTTGCTTGGCTTCCCTAACAGCCTTTGGAGCTTCCTACCCTGAAAGGAAGCTCACTCCAGCTGCATGTTGTCAGGATGTCAAGCAGATGGTGCTGGATTGGAGCTTTCTCTTTGGCATCCACAGGGGGCATTGCTCAAAGCAGGCACTGCACACTTGGCCTCTCCCACTTGCAGTGGTCCTTGTGCCCACAGGGTTATTCAGATCTCTTAGGCCAGTGAGGCTATTTCAGGCCTGGCTGTACCTGGAGCCCTCTGCCAGCTCAGCCGCAGTGAGGGCCTCCGGCTGGACCAGGTTCCCACAGGTCTCCCTGACTCCCCTTTCATCTTAGGTCAGCAATGGTTCAGGCCTCCAGGATGAGCACATCACACACTTGCTGGTGTTTAGCTTCCTCCAAAACTGCTCCAAACGTCATTTCTACAAAGAGCTGGAGGTGTTGGGCCATGAACTGCCCGTGCAAGCTTACCTGTGGGAGGACCATGACGAGCTGCAGACAGATGGCAACCGGTGCAGCCACTTCGTGGCAAGAGCGGAGGCAGGTAGGCATCTGGCCCAGCCTCCTCTGCTCCACATCTGGGCTTTGCTGTAACCAGTAACATTTAGGGAACCTAAGTGCTGGAAGGGACCTGTGGGCTCTGTCTCCACCTCCACGCTTTCAGTCTCCTGTCCCTGTTGGTGTCACAGGTTGTTTGGTCTATGCTTGATTACTCCAGGGGGCAGGTGTAGCTGAGTTTCCAGTCATTGGAAATCCACTCAGTTTCTTTCTAATGATTCTTTGCATCTGTATAGCACCTTacacttttatatatattatggcTTGTAATTATCTACCAGATAACTGGGGCATTGAACTATTCTGAACCtcatttccagatgaggaaatggcCGCCCAGACAAGGGTAAACAACAAGCCCCAAATCAAACAACTAAGGGCACAGCTGAGCCGAGACTGGGGCCAGGCCTCTTTCCTCGGGGCTGGACCCAGTCGTGCTCCCACTGCCCGGTGCTGCATCACAGTTTCCAGACTTTCTTCACCCTTTCCTCACAGTTGTGCTGTCCTCCCAACCTCAGTTTTCACTCCTCTCGGCCACTGGCGCTGCCTCCACTGACGGAGGCCGCCCTGAGCTGACGGCTGAGGGAGCGAGGCTGGGGAGCGTGTTGAGGTTCAGCCAGTCCCAGATTTGGgcctggagcagtggttctcagtagTGTGCACACTGGAGTTCCATGAGGAACTTTTGCAGAATGCATAGGCCCTGGGCCCTGCTCCAGCTGCCTGACCCAGCATGGTCTAGGATGGAGACtccccaggtgtttctgatggACACCCTGGTTAGAATCACTGCCCTGAAAGCCCAGGGTGACTCTGAGGACCTAGGCTCGGGCCTCTCAACCCAGTGAGCAGGACTGAAGCCCCGAAAGCAAAGACCAGGATGAGGACGAGAGTTTTATCCTGGGTAAgtaagaagccagagggaaactGCAAGAACAGAGAAAAGTATAGGATTTAGtgggagaaataataaaagccaGCATTCATTGAATACTTACTAGGCACTGGGTACAGGgtccattcatttactcattcattcattcatgcagttgtttattgagcacctactgtgtgccttgCATTGTTTTTGGGTGCTGCGTATTTGCTAGTaaacaaaacattgaaaaatCAGAGCCCTTgtgaagcttacattctggtgAGGGAGGCAGACAACACAGGCAGGTAAAATGTATGATACAGTAGTGAGTgtcaaggaaggaaaagggagggcGGAGGAGGCGGGTGTGTGGCTGTGAAGTGGGGGTGTTAATCTTGGACAAAGTGGCGTTTGAGTAGACCAtaaggaaggcagagaaggagcGTGCTCTCCGGGGAGGACAGTGCAGCCGGAGACGAGGGAGAAGGGGCAAGTAGGGAGAGTTTCTGTTAGAGAGGCTGGCGCAGATCATCCAGGGCGTTCTAGGTCACAGTGAAGACGTCAGATTTTACTGAGACAGGACTTGGGAGAGGAGGTGGGTGCCCTGTGAAGCAGGTGGGGAGGATGTGGCAGGGTCTGTGGCTAGGGAATGGCGAAGGCGGGGCTCCTCGCTCATCTGACTGCAGAGCTCTGACTGTACGACTTCTCAGGCTGACATCTGTTAAAGGATGGAGTTTAGAGCTGGCAGCCATAAGGGCTGCTGTCGTGTTCCTGCCTCAGCTGCCCGTAGTCATGGATGCCCAGCATCACTGATCCTTTTAGTGGGCAGATGTAGAACCCGTACTCCTGGAGAGGCCTGCTTCTCCAGGCCAGTCTTCTGCTCACTCAGGCCCTTTCCTTTCTCAGACCCACTCAAGCCCTCTGCCCGTGCTCCCCTGAACTACAGATCCCCAGGTCTTCACACTGTCGCCCCAGGAGAGGAAAGCAAATGCTCGGCTGGGACCGCCATGGTGTGCTCGGAAACAGGAGCCAGCCTTGTTCTAAAGCAGAATCCCATCCTTTTTCTGTATAGGGTGGCGTGGGATGAGGGTGTCCACCAGGGCGATTGTCTGAATCTGCTTTTTCTCTGCTGCCCCTGCCTGAACATTCAGATTCTGAGAGTCAAGAGGAAATAATCCAGCATATCGCCAGGCAACTTGCCCAAATAGGGGACAGGATGGACGACAGCATCCACCCAAGGCTGGTGAATAACCTGGCAATGCAGTTTATGAATGTGAACCTGTCGGAGGAAGTAAGTGAGAAAGTCCGCCAGTGCCTTATCTGGGTCAGTGAGGGCTTTTTCAGTTGTCAGTTGAACTAACAAGGTCTGTCCTCTGTCTTCTGTCAGACCGACCAGTGTCCAGTGAGGTGACTCAATTCATGACTGTCTACAAAAGAACTGGAAATAGAATCCTAGCATGGTTAATTGTCTTTCAAAAGAATTAAGTTACTTGACATTTAGGAAACCTGAACCTAAAGTCAGAGTCAAGAGTTTGGGGA
This genomic interval carries:
- the BID gene encoding BH3-interacting domain death agonist — translated: MDSKVSNGSGLQDEHITHLLVFSFLQNCSKRHFYKELEVLGHELPVQAYLWEDHDELQTDGNRCSHFVARAEADSESQEEIIQHIARQLAQIGDRMDDSIHPRLVNNLAMQFMNVNLSEEDRRQCLTSALEQVMQTYPKDMEKEKTMLMLSMLLAKKVANHTPSLLRDVFRTTVNFINQNLLTYVRNLVRNEMD